The Pseudomonadales bacterium genomic sequence GCAGATAACCTAGAATCGATTAAGTTTCGAGTTGTTGGCGCGTTAATTATTTTGCTGGCAAGTTTAATAGCCTGGTGGCTAATACTGGATCATGATCTGCAAAAATTTGATGCGCTGGGTGACTCCTTGCAGCATACGGTTGATGTTCAGCACTTTGCGATTCCAGCAGAGACCGTTGAAAGATTAGAACAATATCAGGCAGAGGCCGCGAATACCCCGGCGACTAAAGTCGCGGCCAATCAACCATCCAGTGCATCGCAGACAGCGCAAACCTCAAATGCAACGCAGCTTAAACTTAAAGATGCATGGGTATTACAGCTTGGTGTTTTTAAGGATAAAAATAATGCCCATGAACTGCGAAAAACGCTGCATGCGGCTAATTTATCTGCCTATGTAAAAACCTTTTCAAGCGATAATGACACGGTATACCGCGTGCTGGTTGGACCAAAACTGATTAAGTCAGAGCTGCTGGCTTTAAAGCCTAAAGTGATTGAAGTCAGCGGAATAGAACCCATGTTAGTTAAGTTCAAGCCAGGATTTGAACAGTGATTGTACCAAGTAATTGGGTTGACTGGCTGATCTTAGCGATTATTACATTATCAGCATTGATCAGTTTGAAACGTGGTTTTGTCAAAGAAGTTTTGTCATTAGTAATTTGGTTGATGGCGATCTTGCTGAGCATTATGTTTCATCAGCAACTAGCTGTTATTTTAGCGCCATATATAGACTCGCCATCGTTACGAAAAT encodes the following:
- a CDS encoding SPOR domain-containing protein, translated to MANPQEPQADNLESIKFRVVGALIILLASLIAWWLILDHDLQKFDALGDSLQHTVDVQHFAIPAETVERLEQYQAEAANTPATKVAANQPSSASQTAQTSNATQLKLKDAWVLQLGVFKDKNNAHELRKTLHAANLSAYVKTFSSDNDTVYRVLVGPKLIKSELLALKPKVIEVSGIEPMLVKFKPGFEQ